Below is a genomic region from Armatimonadota bacterium.
GGCGTGAAGTTCCACAGCGGCCGCGAGATGAGCGCCGAGGACGTGGTCTTCTCGATGGACCGCGCGCTTCGGCTGAAGCGCGGCTTCTCCTGGACCTGGACACCCGTGCTCGATGTTGGGCGGACCAAGGCGGTTGACAGGCACACCGTGCGGTTCGAGCTCAAAGATGCCTACGCGCCCTTCCTCGGAACGCTACTCGTCTTCTTCGTCATGGACAAGGACCTGATCATGGCGAACCTCCGTCCCGGTCCTCACGGCGAGTTCGGGGACTACGGCGCGGCCATGCTGGAGCGAACGGACGCCGGCTCCGGTCCCTACCGCATGGAGCGATGGGAGCGCGCCACAGAGATGGTCATGGCACGCTTCGACGACTACTGGCGCGGCTGGAAGCCCGGCCAGATAACGAAGGTTTTCTACAAGACGGTCATGGAGGAAGCCACGGTCAAGACCCTGATCATGGCGGGGCAGGCCGACATGGTAAACCAGTGGCTCTCCCCCATCAGCTTCCAGGAGCTCAAAGTGCCCGGGATCGTCGTCAAGGAGGATCCCAGCGTACAGCTGTTCCACCTGCCGATGAACACGAAGAAGGCGCCGCTGGACAACGTCAAGGTTCGCCAGGCGATCTCGCACGTCTTCAACTACGACATCGCCATCCAGCAGATCTTCATCGGGGCCACGAAGGCAAAGGGGCCGGTGCCGGTTCGGGTACCGGGCTGGAACCCGCAGGTGCCCACATACGGTCGAAATGTAGCCAGGGCAAAGCAGCTGATGGCCGAGTCCGGTATCAGGCCGGGTGACATCACGCTGGAGTACCTGTGGCTGCCCGCGATCCCGATGCAGCGGCTCATCGGGCTGCTGCTCAAGAGCAACCTCGAGGAGATCGGGATCAAGCTGGACATGATCTCAGAGCCATGGGCCAGGGTTGTGGAGCGCGCCGTTAAGGTCGAGACCACCCCGCACCTCACGGCGATCTTCGACACGCTGAAGTACCCGCACGTGGACAGCCACACATACGGCATGTACCACCCGAGCTGCTGGGGTACGTTCAGGTGCATGAGCTTCTACGAGAACCCAACGGCGACGAGGCTGCTTGAGCAGGCCCGGCGGTCGGTGGACACCAAGGAGCAGATGCGGCTCTACATGGAGGCGCAGGTCGTGATAGGAAGGGACGCGCCGAGCCTCTACATCGCGAACCCGCTGCACAGGATCGCCTTCCGGGACTACGTCAAGGGATACCGCTACGTGGGGCTGCTGGGATTCGACACCGCTTTCTATGACTTCACCATAGCCCGATAGGTAACCGGGGGGTGGCCGCCGGCCACCCCCCATCAGAGTGCGCGAGGATGAGCTTTCGCACGTACCTTCTGCGGCGCATACTCCACATCATCCCGGTGATGGTGGGGCTCTCGATCCTCATCTTCACCATCTCCCGCGTCATCCCGGGCGACCCCGTGCGCCTGGCCCTGGGACCCGAGGCGACGGTCGAGCAGGTGGAGCAGCTCCGCCACCAGATGGGGCTGGACCGGCCGCTGCACGTGCAGTATCTCAACTATGTCGGAGGGCTCCTGCGCGGGGATTTCGGCTACTCACTGCGCACCCACCGGAACGTGACGAAGGACCTCATCGACTTCTTCCCGGCAACCCTGGAGCTGACGACGGTCGCGATGGCGATATCGATCGCGGTCGGCGTGCCCCTGGGGATCATCTCCGCCGTGCGGAAGGACTCGATGGGAGACCACGCCAGCAGGCTCGTCGCCCTGGCGGGGGTTGCGCTGCCGCGGTTCTGGCTGGCGATCCTCCTCCAGATCGTGTTTGCCTACAAGTTGGGGCTCCTGCCGACGATAGGGCGAGGACCCGCGCCGCCCGTGGCGATCACCGGGTTCTACCTGGTGGACAGCCTGCTTGTGCTCGATATCCGATCCTTTCTGGTCTCCGCGAAGCACATCGCGATGCCGGCCTTCGCGCTGTCGGTGGGCACGCTGGCGCAGATCATGCGCCTGATCCGAGCCAGCATGATAGACGAGACGCGAAGAGACTATGCGCTCGCCGCCCGATCCTACGGCCTGCCGGCCAACCTGATAGTCTACAAGTATATGTTGAAGAACGCCTTCACGGCGACGCTTACCATCATCGGCCTGAGCTATGGTTTCCTGCTGGGCAACGCATTTCTCGTCGAATACGTCTTCGCTTGGCCGGGCCTGGCTTTCTACGGGGTGGATGCGCTGCTCTTCAAGGACTTCAACGGTGTCATCGCGGTGACACTGGTCATAGGCATGGCGTTCGCGCTTGTCAACCTGCTGGTTGACATCCTCTACGGGTATATCGACCCGAGGGTACGGTACGGGGAGAGATGATGGTGCGGGCAGACGAGTGGCGGAAGATGTGGTTCCGCTTCCGCCAATCAACCCTGTCGGTCATCGGGCTGGCGATAGTGGTCCTTATAGTCGGTGCGGCGATTCTCGCCCCCTACATCGCCCCCCACCCAAGACACGCCGGATCGTTCGTGAACTTCGAGGCCAGTCTCAAGCCGCCGTCGCGGACCCACATCATGGGAACCGATGACGCGGGGCGTGACATCCTATCCAGGGTCTTCTTCGGGGCCCGGATCTCGATGACGCTCGGGGTGGCCGTCCTGCTCCTGTCGGTGTTGATCGGGGTGCCGCTGGGGCTTGTGGCCGGCTATTGGGGGGGCCGATTGGGCGGCGTGATCATGCGGATCACCGACGTCTTTTTGGCCGTGCCGCCGATAGCGCTGGCGCTGGCCGTGACCGTGGCCCTCCGCCCCAACCTGACGAACGCGATGCTTGCCATCTCCTTTGCCTGGTGGCCCTGGTACACTCGGCTCGTCTACGGGCAGGTGCTCTCACTCCGCGAAGAGCAGTTCGTGGAGGCGAGCCGCGGGTTGGGCGCGGGGCCGATGCGGACTGCCTTTCATGAGATACTCCCCAACGTCTGGTCGCCAATACTGATAAAGGCCACCCTCGACATGGGGTTCGTCATCCTGACCGCCTCTGGGTTGAGCTTCCTGGGACTGGGCGCCCAGCCTCCGACGCCCGAATGGGGCACGATGATCGCCGAGGGGCGTAGCTACCTTCCCGGCCACTGGTGGACCGCGACATTTCCGGGTCTTGCGATCTTCGCAGCAGTGTTGGGCTTCAACCTGCTCGGTGACGGGCTGCGCGACGTATTCGACGTCCACATAGAGCAGTGGCGGGCGGGGTCGTAGCGATGGACCGCGCGCTGCTGGACGTTCGCGGTCTACGGATCCACCTCCTCACCTACGAGGGGCGCGCCCGCACCATCAACGGCGTTGACCTTGCCGTGGCCAGGGGCGAGAGCGTGGCTCTGGTGGGAGAGACCGGCTGCGGCAAGTCGGTGACGGCCAAGGCGATAATGGGCCTGCTGCCGCCCAACGCCGAGGTCGTCTCAGGGACCGTGAAGTTCAAGGGCCGGGACCTGCTGCGCCTGCCTGAGTCGGAGAGCCGCACGATACGCGGTCGCCAGATCGCCATGGTGTTCCAGGATCCCTCCACGGCCCTGAACCCCGTGTTCACGGTGGGCGAGCAACTCAGCGACGTGCTCGTCTGGCAGGGCGCGAGCCGCGCTGTTCCTGGCCGCCGGAGGGACGGCGGGGTCCGCGCGCGGTGCGTTGAGCTGCTCCGGCTCGTGCGGATCCCGGATCCCGAAGGGATGCTCAGCCGGTTTCCGGTGGAGCTATCCGGCGGTATGCGCCAGCGCGTGCTCATCGCGCTGGCCCTGGCCGGTCGGCCGGAGCTGCTGATCGCCGATGAGCTGGGAACCGCGCTCGACGTGTCGGTCCAGGATCAGATCCTCGGTGAGCTGACCGAGCTCGTGCGCGGCCAGGACCTCTCGGTCCTCTACATAACCCACAACCTGGGCGTCGCCCGTATGGTATCAGACCGGATCTACGTGATGTACGGGGGAGAGATAGCCGAGGTGGCTCCCACAGGGGAGATGTTCAGCCGGCAGTACCACCCGTACTCACAGGGCCTGCTCGCGGCGGTGCCCCGTCTGACCGGTACCATAGGCAGCGGCATAGAGGGTCGCATTCCCGACTACATCGCGCCGCCTCCGGGCTGCCGCTTCTCACCACGCTGTTCTGCCCGCATGGAGGTGTGTGACGGGCAGGTTCCGCCGGCGGTGGACATCGGGCCGGGCCGGCGGGTGGCGTGCCACCTCTACGGCCAGCACGCAGGAGGCGGGTAGTGGCCCTCGTCGAGGCCAGGGACATCGTCAAGCACTTCCCGATCACCGCGGGACTCCTGCACCGCAAGGTGGGTGACGTGAAGGCGGTTGACGGCGTCAGCATTTCCGTGGAGGCAGGCACAACGCTGGCCCTGGTAGGCGAGACCGGATCGGGGAAGACGACACTGGCCAGGATAGTGGTTCGGCTGCTGCCGCCGACCGCGGGCCGGATCTTCTTCGATGGCAGTGAGATCACAGGGCTCAACGATGAGGCGCTGCGACCCTTCAGGAGGCAGGCGCAGATCGTCTTCCAGAACCCCGCTTCCTCGCTTAACCCTCGCCACCGCGTGAAGGAGATCCTTGAGGAGCCCCTGCTGATCCACCGCATCGGCACTCCCCCGAAGCGCTGGCGCAGGGTGGAGGAGCTGCTCGAAACCGTGGAGCTGCCGCCCAGGGACTTCGTGCTCCGCTATTCCCACTCACTGAGCGGCGGGCAGCGCCAGCGCGTGGCCGTAGCCCGCGCGCTCGCGCTGGAGCCCCGGTTCATCGTCCTGGACGAGCCCACGGCCGCGCTCGATGTGTCCGTCCAGGCCAAGATCATAGGGCTGCTGCGACGGCTGCAGTGTGAGATGCGCCTGGCCTACCTGGTCATCTCTCACGATCTCAGCCTGATGCGGAACTTTGCCGATGTGATTGCGGTCATGTACCTGGGCAGGGTTGTGGAGGCGGCTCCGATGGCCGACCTGTTCCACCATTCAGCCCACCCCTACACGCGGGCCCTGCTCTCCGCCATTCCCACGGTCTCCGACGAGGAGAGCGCGCTGATTCCTGAGAAGATCGTGCTGACCGGGGAGGTTCCGAGTCCCGCACGCGTGCCGTCGGGATGTCCGTTTCATCCGCGGTGCTACGCGCGCATCGAGCCGTGCGATCGGGTCGTTCCCGACGCGATCTCCATCGCACAGGGCCACAGCGTCAGGTGCATCCTCTATGATCCCGCTTACGGCAGAGGCGGACTGCGCGGTATCCCCAGGGCAGGTCCAACAGAAGGGGCAGATGGAGTGGATTGATAGCGGGGCGATTGCTCCAAGCTTGGAGAGGAGGGTTCAGAGATGGAGTTCGCGCTGGGAACCGAGGGGCTGAGGGAGTACCTATCGTTCGAGGTTGCGGGAGCGGCCCGCAAGCTGGTGGAGCAGGTCGCGCTGGCCAAGCCGGGCGAGACCGTGGCCGTCACCGCCGACACGAGCAGCGATCCCCGCGTGGTGGAGGCCACGGCGGCCGCGGCGCACGCGGCGGGAGCCGTGCCGGTGATCGTGTGGTATCCAACCCGGCTGGGCGGCGGCCATGAGCCGCCGCGGCCTGTCGCCGCCGCGATAGCCTCAGCCGACGTGTGGATCGAGTACGCGGTAGGCTACCTGCTCTACTCGAACGCGTATCACACCGCCATGCAGCAGGGGGCGCGCTATATCTGCCTCTCGGGCGTGGACGCGGACCTGCTGGTGAGGTCGGTCGGGCAGGTTGACTACCCCGGCGTGATCGCGCTGGGAGAGACGCTGCTCGCCCTGATGGGCAAAGCCAGGATCGTCCGGCTGACCAACTCGGCCGGGACGGACCTGTCCGCGGACAACGGCGGCCGCTTCATCCGGCACTCCGGCAAGCTGGCCGATACGCCGGGCGAGCCGATCATGCTGGGAGGCCAGATATCCTGGTGCCCGCTGGAGGGCACGATCAACGGGCACGTGGTGGTTGACGGCACCATATGGCCGCCCGCGGATGTGGGGCTGGTGCGCTCCCCGGTTACCCTGACCATCGAGTCGGGGATCGTGCGTGGCGTAGACGGCGGGAGTGAGGCGCGCACATACGAGCGGTGGCTGGCCGCCTTCGGCGACCCCAACATGTACCGCGTGGCGCACTACTCGCTGGGCTTCAACCCGGGCGTGAGGAGGCCCACCGGGCGCATCGTAGAGGACGAGCGCATGTTCGGCTGCTTCACCATGGGGATCGGGACGCAGGGCGCACAGATGAAGGCGACCGTGTGGAAGGCGGCCGCGCACACCGACTGCGTGCTGCCCGCGCCCACCATCCACCTGGATGGAGAGCCGCTTCAGGTGGACGGCAGGTACGTGCATCCTGACGTCGCATCCGCCTGCCGGGCGCTGCGGGTGTCGGGGTACTAGAGCGATGCCCGCTGTCCTGCATGTGGTGCCGGTATGCGCCCGCCCGGGACGGGTCGAGCAGGTGAGGGCATACCTGGCGGACCTTGTCCCGGGGATGCGCGCGCACGTGATTGACCTTCCACGCGGGCCGGCGGATCTCGAGCACTTCACCGATGAGCACGCCGCCATAGGGGAGATGCTCGAGGTCCTGCCCGGCTACGTGCGCGCCCACTCAATAGATGCGGTCAGCATCGGCTGCTTCTACGATCCCGGCATGTGGGCGCTGCGCGAGGCGCTGGAGGTGCCGGTCGTCGGGATCGCAGAGGCGAGCCTGGTGCTGGGCGGCTTCCTCTCCCCGCGCCTGGCGGTCCTGATAGGCGACTGGAAGTGGCTGCCGAAGATGGAGCAGAACGCCCGCAAGACCGGGATGTTGCAACGCGTCTGCGCCTGGAGATCCATCGAGCGATCTGTGCAGGCGATACAGGACGACCCGGAGGGCTGCTACCGGGCGATCCACAGTGAGGCGCTCCTGGCCAGGGATGAGGACCGCGCTGGGGCAGTCATACTCGGTTGTGCGGCGCTTGCGGGGACCGCCTCCAGGCTCCAGGACGCGCTCGGCCTGCCGGTTGTGGATCCTGTCGTGGCCGGCTACCTGGTGGCGTGCGCGCTGGCATCAGCCGGGCTGCACACAGGCAAGACGCTGGGGTACCGCCGGCCTACCTAAGCCGTGGGTCGAAGGCGTCGCGCAGGCCGTCGCCGAGCAGGTTGAACCCCATTACCGTCATGAAGATCGCCACGCCGGGCAGCGTGGAGACCCACCAAGCCTCCCGCAGGTAGGCCCTGCCCTCGGCCACGATGGCGCCCCACTCAGGGGACGGCGGCTGCGCGCCCAGGCCCAGGAAGCTGAGCCCCACGCCCGAGAGGATCGCGCCGGCCAGGCGCAGCGTGGTCAGCACGACGATAGGGGCGAGCACGTTTGGGAAGATGTGCACGCGCACGATGTGCGCGTCGCCGCCGCCGGTCGCGCGCGCCGCGTCCACGAACTCCTGCTCCCTCACCGACAGAACGTTTCCACGCACCAGCCGCACCAGCCCCGGGATGCCGCCGATCCCGATGGCTATCATGACGTTCTGCAGGCCCGGGCCGAGGACGGCCACGATCGCGATCGCAACCAGCAGGCCGGGAAACGCCAGCCATAGGTCCACGATCCGCATCACCACGTCGTCGAACCGCCCCCCGCGATACCCGGTGATGAGCCCGAGCGGGATGCCGATCACGTCCGAGATGGCGATGGCGATCAGTCCCACCGAGAGCGAGAGCCGTCCGCCGTATAGCACCCGGCTCAGCAGGTCCCGGCCGAAGGAGTCGGTTCCCAGGGGGTGCCGCACCGACGGCGGCGCGAAGCGCTGGTCGAATTGCACTTGGATGGGGTCGTCGTCGGTCAGCCACGGCGCCAGCGCAGAAGCGGCGATGAAGAGCAGCACGATTATCGCGCCGGCAGCGGCGCCGCGGTTGCGGCGCATCCGGCTGAACCCGATTGCCCAGTGCGACCGCCCGGCGTCCATCATCCGTACCGGATGCGGGGATCCAACAGGCCGTAGAGCAGGTCCACCAGCAGGTTCATGAAGACGAAGATCACCGCCGCTACCAGCACCACCGCCTGAATCACGGGGATGTCGCGGGTGAAGATTGCGTCCACCGCCAGCCGGCCAATCCCCGGCCACCCGAACACCGTCTCTACGATCACGGCGCCGCCCAACAGGCTGGCGAACTGCATCCCAACGATCGAGACCACCGGTATCATGGCGTTCTTGAGCGCGTGCCGGTACACGAGCCGTCGGGGGCCCACGCCCTTGGCGCGCGCTGTACGGATGTAGTCCTGGCGCAGCACCTCCAGCATGGACGAGCGCGTCAGGCGGGCGATGATGGCGGAGGAGCTTGTGCCCAGCGTGATCGCCGGAAGGATCAGGTGCGCCAGACTGTCCGCGCCGGCCGGCGGCAGCCAACGGAGGTGGAGGGAGAACACGAGGATGAGCACCAGTCCGAGCCAGAAGTTCGGAAGCGAGACTCCTGCCAGCGCGACCACCATGGTGCCGTAGTCGAGCGCCGATTGGTGGTGCATCGCCGCGATCGCGCCCAACACGACGCCCATCGCAACCGCGACGAGCGTGGCCGCTACCGCCATGTGCACCGTGTATGGAATCCGGAACGCTATCTCCTGCGCCACCGGCCGGCGCGTGTGGATGGACCGTCCGAAATCCCCCTGCGCGGCGCGCACCACGAACGAGGCGTACTGAACGTAGATCGGCCGGTCCAGGCCGAGCTGCCTGCGCATCCTCTCCACCTGCTCCGGGGATCCGGCGTCCGCCAGCATGACGCGGACCGGATCCCCGGGCACCAGGTGGACGAGCAAGAACACCAGGAACGAGATTCCCAGCAGGACCGGGATCAAATGCAGCAGCCGCCGGGCAACGTAGCGAAACACGGCTCAATTCACGCGGTCCCGCCGCGGACTGCCTGCCACCCGATCACCTAGCGCGTCCTGTAGGCGTCCAGCAACAACAGGTTCCCGAACTTGTCGTAGTAGATGTCCTGCACGTACGGCTGATTGAAGTTGACCGAGAGTTCCGAAGCCAGCGGAACCCAGGGCACTTCCGCCAGCAGAATCCGCTGGAGCTGCTTGTAGACTTCCAGCCGCTTGGCCGTGTCCACGGTCGTCTGCCCGTCTTCGAGCAGCTTGTCCACCTGAGTGTTGACGTAGTGCACGCGGTTGGTCGTCGCCAGCCGGCTGCTGTGGAAGAAATAGTAAAGGATGTCGGCGTCCGGCCACCCGTACGAGATCAGAATCGCGTCGTGCTCCCCTCGCTGGGTTGAGGCCAGGAGCGTGGCGGGCTCCATCTGCTCGATGTTCAGCTTGATGCCGGCCGTCCGCAGTTGCGACTGCAGGACAACGGCCACACGCACGTTGGTCATGCGGGCGTAGGTCCAGACCGTGAACTCAAGCGGCCTGCCGTCCTTCATCATCGCCCCGCCCGGCCCCGGCCGGTAGCCGGCCTCCGCCAGGAGCGCCCTGGCTCGATCGGGGTCGTGGTTGAGCGCGAACTGCTTCACCCCATCCCAGTAACCCCAGATCGTCGGCGCGATCGGACTGAGCATCGGTACCGCCAGGCCCTCCAGCGCGATGCGCGCCACCTCGTCTGTATTGGTCGCGTGCCCGATGGCCCGACGCACGCGCACGTCGTTGATGGGCGGCTTCTTGACGTTGAGCCCGAGGTAAGTCCCGCTGGTGGTCGGGATCTGGATGAACGGGAACTTGCCATCGCGCATCATGCGCCTGGCGTCTCGAGCAGGAGCACCCGGCAGGATGTCAATGTCGCCCCTCTCGAACGCGATCACCCTCGTGGACTCGTCCGGCACAATCCGGATGATGAGCTGGTCAAAGTTGGGCGCGCCGCGGTTCTTGTAGTGCGCGGGTCCCCAGGCGTAGTCGGGATTTCGCTCGTAGACGATCCGGTCGTTCGGGATCCACTGCTTGAAACGGAACGGTCCGGTTCCAACCGGGTTCTGCCCGTAGTCGGCGCCCATCTTCGCGATGGCCGTCGGGGAGAGGATCGCCAGGAACGATATGCGCAGCGACGAGAAGATCGGCGCGTACGGCTTGGAGAAGACCAGGCGCACGGTGAGGTCGTCCACCACGTCGGTGCGCGTCAGCGTGCCGACCCACGATGCCCCGGGCGCATTCGTCTCCTTGCTCACCAGGCGGTCGAACGTGGTCTTGACCGCGGCCGCGTTGAACGGGGTGCCGTCGTGGAACTTCACTCCCCGCTTGAGCTTGAAGGTGATTGCCGTGCCGTCCTGGGAGATCTCCCAGGACTCGGCCAGCCCAGGGATGAACTCGCCGGTGCGCCGGTCCACGGTCACCAGGGTTTCGTACATCACCGCGTGCGCGATGTTGACCGACGGCGTGCGGTGCGGGTCTAGCGAGGGAGGATCCGAGCCGATCACCATCGTCAGCGTACCACCTCGCGCCGGGGCCGGGGCCGCGCCGCCGCTGCCGGCGGTTATGGCCAACAGCACCACCACTACCAGAAGAACCGGAAGGGCGTTCCACCGCGTCATATGCCTGCCTCCTCCTCGTATGCGATTACCTGGCGTGCGACTACCGGACAACCAGTACAGGACAGTGGGCCTCGTGGATCACACGCGTGCTGACCGACCCCAGCAGCGCAACACCCACCCTGCCGAGCCCGCGCGAGCCCATCACGATCAGGTCGCACCCGCGGGCGCGCGCCACGTCCAGGATGGCGTGAGCGGCAGGGCCTTCCAGCACCGACTCCTCGTATGCCACGCCCTCTTCCTCCAGGACCTTCGCCGCCCCTCGAACAAGCGCTTCGCTTGCAGCCAGCCGTTTGGCCATGAGCTCTTCGAGGTACGGCGACCCCAGATCCCTGGGCAGGGGCTCAAAGGCCGTCAGCACGACCACGGTCGCGCCGTAGCGCCGGGCGATGCCTGCGACGATGGTCAGCGCCTTGCGCGCGTGCTCGGATCCGTCCGTAGGGTAGAGAATTGTCGTGAACACGGCTTTCTCCTTTAGAAGAGTCTAGAGACCACGTAGGCAACTAGGACCAGCACCGCGATCCCTGCCCAGAGCCATGTTCGGCCGCTCCGGCCGCGGGCCTTACGCGGCCGGAGGTCGGGCGTCTCGGCGCAAGCCGCGCAGTAGTTTCCAGCCCCGAGCCGGACCACGCAGCTTCCGCACAACGCCCTGCCGCAGCCCGAGCAGTAGGCCAGCGCCAGCCGGTCGGCGTGATTGGAGCAGGGGATGCCGCTCACGCGCCCCCTCCCAAGAAGGCGGACAGCGCCGCGTTGAAGGCGCCGGCGTCCTCGATGAACGGGACGTGTCCCATCCCGTGCATGATGTGCACCTGCGCGCCCGGGATCGTCCGGCCCGCGACGTCGGCCTGATCCGGAGGGATGACATGGTCGCGGGTACCCCAGACGACCAGCGTGGGCGCCGTGATGCGCGCCGCCACGGCCCTGGCCTGCTCCACGATCTCAGGGCGTACGCCCCGCAGGGTCACCGAGGCCCGCAGCGTCTTCATGAAGGTCTCTCCGGTTACGGGTCGCGCTGCGTTGCGCCGGGTGATCTCGACCAGCGCATCAGGGATGCGGCGCTGGTCGGCAAACGCCTCCCGGAGTCCCAGCCGGGGGAAGCGGCGGGTGAGCGCCAGGAATCCCTCTCCCATCCAGCGGATCGTCATCAGCCGCAGCGTAGTGCTCAGCCCGGTGCCGAAGCCGGCGGGCGCGGCCAGCACCAGTGCCGCGCAGCGCTCGGGCGCGGTTCCGGCTGCCAGCGCGGCAATCGCGCCGCCGAGCGACGAGCCGATGATCGCCGCCCTGGGTACCCCCACGGCGTCCATGAATGCCAGGGTGGCCACAGCCGCGCCCTCGGGTGTGGACGCGGCGGCGATCGGGTCTGACAGCCCAAACCCAGGGAAGTCGAGCGCAATCGTGGTGTATCGCTCGCGCAGCGCCGGAACCGTCCACTGCCAGAACTCTAGCGATGCCCCGATGCCGTGGATAAGGACCGCGGGCGGACCGCTGCCCTCGACGCGGTAACGGATGCGTGCCCCCATCACCTCAACGAACCGGTCGGTTTCCATCGCTGACCTCCTAAGCGTCTGAGGCGCGCTAGGTTCTTGGCGTCCGGGCCCGCATGGTTGAACCCAGGCGTCTCAATGATACCCGGCAGGGCCCGGAGGCGCGGGTGCGCGAGGAGCGCACGAAACCCTCCCGACCCAATCAGGCCTTCGCCGATGTTGGCGTGGCGATCGCGACGCGACCCCAAGGCGCCCTGCGAGTCGTTCAGGTGGAGCACGCGCACCCGATCCCATCCCACCGCCCGGTCCGCCGCGGCGATCATCTCCTCGATCCCCGCCGGCGTCCGCAGGTCCCAGCCCGAGGCGAACAGGTGCGCGGTGTCCAGGCACACGCCGACCCTGGCGTCTCCGTGCACTCCGTCCAGCACCGCGGCCAGATCGTCAAACGTGGCGCCCAGCGTGCCGCCGGAACCCGCGCTGTTCTCGATCAGCACCACCGCGCGCTCGGTGGCGCCGAGGATCTGCCGCACTGCGGTGGCTATCCGGCGCAGCGCCGCGCCCTTTGGAGAGGACAGGCGGCTGCCCAGGTGCGTGATCACGCCCAGGCCCCCGAGCCGCTCGACACCGCGCAGCGTGGCCAGCAGCGATGCGACGGACCGGCGCCGGAGATCGCGGTCCGGCGTACCCGGATTCACCAGGTAGGCGGCGTGCGCGACCAGCGGATCGAGGCCTGCGGCGCGCCGCTTCTGGATGAACCGCTCGATCACGTCATCGGGATAGACGCTCTTCCGCCACTGCCGCGGCGATCCGTAGAAGATCTGCAGGCAGTCGCAGCCCATTGCCACCGCGCGGTCAATGGCCAGATCCAGAGATCCGCTGATGGAGACGTGGGCTCCCAGACGCATGGCCGCTTCGTTCTTCTCTGGAGGAGAGGCGGAGCCCTGCGGATGGTAGGGGCACCTCCCGGCTCTAGAACTGCCAAACCGCCACAACCACCGCCAGCAGCGTCACTCCCAGCAGCAACGCCAGCGGCGCGCCGACCCGCGCGTAGTCGCCGAACCGGTACCCGCCAGGAACCATGACCA
It encodes:
- a CDS encoding ABC transporter substrate-binding protein, whose translation is MTRWNALPVLLVVVVLLAITAGSGGAAPAPARGGTLTMVIGSDPPSLDPHRTPSVNIAHAVMYETLVTVDRRTGEFIPGLAESWEISQDGTAITFKLKRGVKFHDGTPFNAAAVKTTFDRLVSKETNAPGASWVGTLTRTDVVDDLTVRLVFSKPYAPIFSSLRISFLAILSPTAIAKMGADYGQNPVGTGPFRFKQWIPNDRIVYERNPDYAWGPAHYKNRGAPNFDQLIIRIVPDESTRVIAFERGDIDILPGAPARDARRMMRDGKFPFIQIPTTSGTYLGLNVKKPPINDVRVRRAIGHATNTDEVARIALEGLAVPMLSPIAPTIWGYWDGVKQFALNHDPDRARALLAEAGYRPGPGGAMMKDGRPLEFTVWTYARMTNVRVAVVLQSQLRTAGIKLNIEQMEPATLLASTQRGEHDAILISYGWPDADILYYFFHSSRLATTNRVHYVNTQVDKLLEDGQTTVDTAKRLEVYKQLQRILLAEVPWVPLASELSVNFNQPYVQDIYYDKFGNLLLLDAYRTR
- a CDS encoding deoxyribonuclease IV, encoding MRLGAHVSISGSLDLAIDRAVAMGCDCLQIFYGSPRQWRKSVYPDDVIERFIQKRRAAGLDPLVAHAAYLVNPGTPDRDLRRRSVASLLATLRGVERLGGLGVITHLGSRLSSPKGAALRRIATAVRQILGATERAVVLIENSAGSGGTLGATFDDLAAVLDGVHGDARVGVCLDTAHLFASGWDLRTPAGIEEMIAAADRAVGWDRVRVLHLNDSQGALGSRRDRHANIGEGLIGSGGFRALLAHPRLRALPGIIETPGFNHAGPDAKNLARLRRLGGQRWKPTGSLR
- a CDS encoding alpha/beta fold hydrolase, translated to METDRFVEVMGARIRYRVEGSGPPAVLIHGIGASLEFWQWTVPALRERYTTIALDFPGFGLSDPIAAASTPEGAAVATLAFMDAVGVPRAAIIGSSLGGAIAALAAGTAPERCAALVLAAPAGFGTGLSTTLRLMTIRWMGEGFLALTRRFPRLGLREAFADQRRIPDALVEITRRNAARPVTGETFMKTLRASVTLRGVRPEIVEQARAVAARITAPTLVVWGTRDHVIPPDQADVAGRTIPGAQVHIMHGMGHVPFIEDAGAFNAALSAFLGGGA
- a CDS encoding universal stress protein — its product is MFTTILYPTDGSEHARKALTIVAGIARRYGATVVVLTAFEPLPRDLGSPYLEELMAKRLAASEALVRGAAKVLEEEGVAYEESVLEGPAAHAILDVARARGCDLIVMGSRGLGRVGVALLGSVSTRVIHEAHCPVLVVR